From the genome of Lawsonella clevelandensis, one region includes:
- a CDS encoding TIGR00374 family protein: protein MRPRKQGASSGAADAADTPAELATSDTACGAASDTNAASDTTGTAAPSTSPSTSPSAASSTASATGLRPRRTSSLGTPPPPPLIFDPFAVTSEREPEPLTPGTFYVDTATDADGSTHVTGSASKQPPKVRPTTKVKGFFHGVKQVWNAIPRWLSSFVVLIIVVVVLFVLYHHTPFLKEAFAAIRTANYWWVAACVAASLASMLSFAAVQWTLLRAAGVHSPFWKNTAIVFASNALSGSIPGGPVLGTALTYRETRKLGASTIVATWQLVVAGVLATVGLTILGLGGFIFVGTTSNPYLLTAALIALVAVLFVLQWAMRHPQLIEGRLRPIVQWVQQKRRKDPEPALDKLHSTMEQMKAVKLSRRELLKSFGWSLFNWIADVACMGCAAYAVGARPSVGGMAIAYVSGKIIGTAPVTPGGFGTVDGTLIWALTLGGLTAANSLATVLVYRLISFALMVLIGWLLVLVLFRGSEKTSALVSGYAETAEELGYENTTTLTGSLRARHRIVQEKFDKQRRDQAAAQQAAAENAAQRKTTRKKPVPRKAGSQNAAAEPDTSQHVESQQDSAQ from the coding sequence TTGCGCCCCCGCAAGCAGGGGGCGAGCTCTGGTGCTGCTGACGCTGCTGACACTCCCGCTGAGCTGGCTACCTCCGACACGGCATGCGGTGCAGCGTCCGACACAAACGCAGCGTCCGACACAACGGGCACTGCAGCGCCCAGTACCTCACCCAGTACCTCACCCAGCGCAGCCTCCAGCACCGCCTCCGCCACGGGGCTGCGGCCACGCCGCACGTCCTCGCTGGGGACACCTCCCCCACCCCCACTGATCTTCGACCCGTTTGCCGTCACCTCCGAGCGGGAACCTGAACCCCTCACCCCCGGCACCTTCTATGTGGATACCGCCACCGATGCGGATGGCTCCACCCACGTTACCGGCAGCGCCAGCAAGCAACCCCCCAAGGTGCGCCCCACCACCAAGGTTAAAGGGTTCTTCCACGGCGTCAAGCAAGTGTGGAATGCTATCCCGCGCTGGTTGAGCTCCTTTGTAGTGCTCATCATCGTGGTGGTGGTGCTCTTCGTTCTCTACCACCACACGCCTTTTCTCAAAGAGGCCTTCGCCGCCATCCGCACCGCCAACTATTGGTGGGTGGCCGCCTGTGTGGCAGCCTCACTCGCCTCCATGCTGTCGTTCGCGGCGGTGCAGTGGACCCTTCTGCGAGCTGCGGGTGTCCACTCCCCCTTCTGGAAGAACACCGCAATCGTGTTCGCCTCCAACGCCCTCTCCGGTTCCATCCCCGGCGGCCCCGTGTTGGGCACCGCCCTCACCTACCGGGAGACTCGCAAACTGGGGGCCAGCACTATCGTGGCCACCTGGCAGCTGGTGGTGGCGGGTGTGTTGGCCACGGTGGGCCTCACTATTTTGGGGCTGGGTGGCTTCATTTTTGTGGGCACAACCTCCAACCCCTACCTCTTGACGGCTGCTCTGATTGCCCTGGTGGCGGTACTGTTTGTGCTGCAGTGGGCGATGCGTCACCCACAGCTTATTGAGGGTCGGCTACGCCCTATCGTGCAGTGGGTGCAGCAGAAGCGCCGGAAAGATCCGGAACCAGCCCTAGACAAACTCCACTCCACCATGGAGCAAATGAAGGCAGTGAAGCTTTCCCGCCGAGAACTGCTGAAGTCTTTCGGCTGGTCCCTCTTTAACTGGATAGCGGATGTGGCCTGTATGGGCTGTGCCGCCTATGCGGTGGGGGCACGGCCAAGCGTGGGCGGTATGGCCATTGCGTATGTCTCCGGCAAAATCATTGGTACTGCACCGGTGACGCCGGGCGGTTTCGGTACCGTAGACGGCACCCTCATTTGGGCGTTAACGCTGGGCGGGTTGACGGCTGCGAACTCGCTAGCCACCGTGCTGGTGTATCGCCTCATTAGCTTTGCACTGATGGTGCTGATCGGCTGGCTGCTGGTGCTGGTGCTGTTCCGTGGTTCCGAAAAGACTTCTGCGCTGGTCTCCGGCTATGCCGAGACGGCTGAGGAATTGGGCTACGAGAATACGACCACATTGACGGGGTCTCTGCGGGCTCGCCACCGGATTGTGCAGGAGAAATTCGACAAGCAGCGGCGTGACCAGGCAGCTGCGCAGCAAGCTGCGGCCGAGAACGCTGCCCAGCGGAAAACTACACGCAAAAAGCCAGTGCCTAGGAAAGCTGGTTCGCAGAACGCTGCGGCAGAGCCGGACACGTCACAGCACGTAGAGTCGCAACAGGACTCCGCCCAGTAG